One Saccharopolyspora erythraea NRRL 2338 genomic region harbors:
- a CDS encoding DUF3311 domain-containing protein: protein MFEGRRSLWWLLGPVVLYLLALPLYNRVDPVVLGLPFFMFWTLMATVLTPVCIWLAARSDPLWAADRDRERGTGDTGAASDAPADSEGDVR from the coding sequence ATGTTCGAAGGCCGGAGATCGCTGTGGTGGCTGCTGGGGCCGGTGGTGCTCTACCTGCTGGCCCTGCCGCTGTACAACAGGGTCGATCCCGTGGTGCTCGGACTGCCCTTCTTCATGTTCTGGACGCTGATGGCGACCGTCCTCACGCCGGTCTGCATCTGGCTCGCCGCGCGCAGCGATCCACTGTGGGCGGCGGATCGCGACCGCGAGCGGGGAACGGGCGACACGGGGGCCGCCTCGGATGCCCCGGCCGACTCGGAAGGTGATGTCCGGTGA
- a CDS encoding GTP-binding protein, which produces MTSETRSRPAQARRTATTTSAKIVVAGGFGVGKTTFVGSVSEIVPLTTEAVMTEASRGIDDLRATPNKQTTTVAMDFGRLSLDSDLILYLFGTPGQHRFWFMWDDLVRGAIGAVVLVDTRRLADCFSAIDFFEDRGLPYVVGLNCFNAQMYHRIDDVREAIAVGAHVPIVTCDARNRESTKQALIVLVEYAMRWWVQRGS; this is translated from the coding sequence ATGACATCTGAAACGCGTTCACGCCCCGCGCAGGCGCGCAGAACCGCGACGACGACCTCGGCGAAGATCGTCGTGGCCGGCGGCTTCGGAGTCGGCAAGACGACGTTCGTCGGTTCCGTGTCGGAAATCGTGCCGCTGACCACCGAAGCCGTGATGACCGAGGCGAGCCGCGGCATCGACGACCTGCGCGCCACGCCGAACAAGCAGACCACGACCGTCGCCATGGACTTCGGCAGGCTGTCGCTGGACTCCGACCTCATCCTCTACCTGTTCGGCACACCGGGGCAGCACCGGTTCTGGTTCATGTGGGACGACCTGGTGCGCGGCGCCATCGGCGCGGTGGTGCTGGTCGACACCCGCCGCCTCGCGGACTGCTTCTCGGCGATCGACTTCTTCGAGGACCGCGGGCTGCCCTACGTGGTCGGGCTGAACTGCTTCAACGCGCAGATGTACCACCGGATCGACGACGTCCGCGAGGCGATCGCGGTCGGCGCGCACGTCCCGATCGTCACCTGCGACGCGCGCAACCGCGAGTCCACCAAGCAGGCGCTGATCGTGCTCGTCGAGTACGCCATGCGGTGGTGGGTGCAGCGCGGTTCCTAG
- a CDS encoding DUF485 domain-containing protein, which translates to MPYAPQSPSQTRSAGGRRPATFGAIDQTSVAQDPEAPLDFVRIAESPDFLELKYRLRAFVFPTSVLFFVWYLGYVVLAAYFPGVMSVRLAGVINVGLVMGVGQFASTLLITALYVRFAVRELDPRIAELRDRHLGGDPR; encoded by the coding sequence ATGCCCTACGCACCCCAGTCCCCGTCGCAGACGAGATCCGCGGGCGGGAGACGACCGGCCACCTTCGGTGCGATCGACCAGACGTCGGTGGCGCAGGACCCGGAGGCCCCGCTGGACTTCGTCCGCATCGCCGAGAGCCCCGACTTCCTCGAGCTGAAGTACCGGCTGCGCGCGTTCGTCTTCCCGACGAGCGTGCTGTTCTTCGTCTGGTACCTCGGTTATGTCGTGCTGGCCGCCTACTTCCCCGGCGTCATGTCGGTCCGGCTGGCCGGCGTGATCAACGTGGGGCTGGTCATGGGCGTCGGCCAGTTCGCCTCGACGCTGCTGATCACCGCGCTCTACGTGCGCTTCGCGGTCCGCGAGCTCGACCCGCGGATCGCCGAGCTGCGCGACCGCCACCTCGGAGGTGATCCGCGGTGA
- a CDS encoding S1C family serine protease has translation MSGGIVAAALIAGLVGGAAGTGGGYLLAQGTGGTSPLSQQDPVQGRQVSAQTGTAQFAAEKVSASTVDISVKSRTGGSEGTGVVLTADGYVLTNNHVVADQGEITVTLSDGRKTSAKVVGTAPSYDLAVIKLDQVDGLVPAQLGKSSALKVGQPVVAIGSPLGLEGTVTSGIVSAMDRTVEVSGDNGEAVVYNGIQTDASINPGNSGGPLVNLDGQVIGINSSILSGQGGGRGSSAGNIGLGFAIPVDTAARVADEIMAKGVATKPQLGVTGTDGVEGHATVSQVVAGGAADEAGIKEGETILKVGDKSVTAFTDLMAQIGAHAPGSKVTLTVGDSRGENPRQVEVTLGSVEDRAPQTTSGEAPQQNPYPQQQQRPYWPEGELPYGG, from the coding sequence GTGAGCGGCGGGATAGTCGCGGCCGCGCTGATAGCCGGTCTGGTCGGCGGCGCGGCGGGCACCGGCGGCGGGTACCTGCTCGCCCAGGGGACGGGCGGCACCTCGCCGCTGAGCCAGCAGGACCCCGTCCAGGGCCGGCAGGTCAGCGCGCAGACCGGCACCGCGCAGTTCGCCGCGGAGAAGGTCTCGGCCAGCACGGTGGACATCTCGGTGAAGTCCCGCACCGGCGGCTCGGAGGGCACCGGGGTGGTGCTCACCGCCGACGGCTACGTGCTGACCAACAACCACGTCGTCGCGGACCAGGGCGAGATCACCGTGACGCTCTCGGACGGCCGCAAGACCTCGGCGAAAGTGGTCGGCACCGCGCCGTCCTACGACCTCGCCGTGATCAAGCTCGACCAGGTCGACGGGCTCGTGCCCGCCCAGCTCGGCAAGTCCTCCGCGCTGAAGGTCGGGCAGCCGGTGGTGGCGATCGGCTCGCCGCTTGGGCTGGAGGGCACCGTCACCTCCGGGATCGTCAGCGCGATGGACCGGACCGTCGAGGTCTCCGGCGACAACGGCGAAGCCGTCGTCTACAACGGCATCCAGACCGACGCCTCGATCAACCCGGGCAACTCCGGTGGCCCGCTGGTCAACCTCGACGGCCAGGTGATCGGCATCAACTCCAGCATCCTGTCCGGCCAGGGCGGAGGGCGCGGCTCGTCGGCGGGCAACATCGGGCTCGGCTTCGCCATCCCGGTCGACACCGCCGCCCGGGTGGCCGACGAGATCATGGCCAAGGGCGTGGCGACCAAGCCGCAGCTCGGCGTCACGGGAACCGACGGCGTCGAGGGGCACGCCACGGTCAGTCAGGTCGTCGCGGGCGGCGCGGCGGACGAGGCCGGGATCAAGGAGGGCGAGACGATCCTGAAGGTCGGGGACAAGTCCGTCACCGCGTTCACGGACCTGATGGCGCAGATCGGCGCGCACGCGCCGGGTTCGAAGGTCACGCTCACGGTGGGCGACTCCCGCGGTGAGAACCCGCGGCAGGTCGAGGTGACGCTCGGCAGCGTCGAGGACAGGGCACCCCAGACCACGTCCGGCGAAGCGCCGCAGCAGAACCCCTACCCCCAGCAGCAGCAGCGCCCGTACTGGCCGGAGGGAGAGCTCCCGTACGGCGGGTGA
- a CDS encoding DUF742 domain-containing protein — protein MTTGSDSPGRRSSDADAMAEVFSRFTLDSGRGRRRHRAADEGTQPRGAVHSRVPAHSRGDAQHHVAAREFDQPANETPWPAEEPLEDEEAADAAEPPPHDQVEGGAESAAATYIRPYAWTGGRTRSNHRLELETLVSTSEMCRPAVLQRLEHHSIAGLCQHPRSVAEIGALLGVPLGVVRVLIGDMADLGLITVHRTVSENGSTSHLDLMERVLKGLRRL, from the coding sequence ATGACCACAGGTTCGGACTCACCAGGGCGGCGGTCGTCCGACGCCGACGCGATGGCCGAGGTCTTCAGCCGGTTCACCCTGGACAGCGGTCGCGGCCGCAGGCGGCACCGCGCCGCCGACGAGGGCACCCAGCCCCGCGGTGCCGTCCATTCCCGCGTCCCCGCGCATTCCCGCGGGGACGCCCAGCACCACGTGGCCGCGCGCGAGTTCGACCAGCCCGCCAACGAGACGCCTTGGCCCGCGGAGGAACCGCTGGAGGACGAGGAGGCCGCCGACGCGGCGGAACCGCCCCCGCACGACCAGGTCGAAGGCGGTGCGGAGTCGGCCGCGGCCACCTACATCCGGCCCTACGCCTGGACCGGCGGGCGCACGCGGTCGAACCACCGGCTGGAGCTGGAGACCCTGGTGTCCACCAGCGAGATGTGCCGGCCCGCGGTGCTGCAGCGGTTGGAGCACCACTCGATAGCCGGGCTCTGCCAGCACCCGCGGTCGGTGGCCGAGATCGGCGCGCTGCTGGGCGTGCCGCTGGGCGTCGTCCGGGTGCTGATCGGCGACATGGCGGACCTCGGGCTGATCACGGTGCACCGGACGGTCAGTGAGAACGGGAGCACCTCGCACCTGGACCTGATGGAGCGGGTGCTGAAGGGACTTCGCCGACTGTGA
- a CDS encoding roadblock/LC7 domain-containing protein has protein sequence MNPHQPQPSQFGWLVTDFTERVPGVAHAVVVSADGLLLTASAKLPTDRADQLAAVASGLLSLTQGAARCFEAGAVTETVVEMERGLMLQMAISDGSCLTVLAAPHCDMGLIAYEMAMLVERVGQILTPELRSQLQGSNRVMTGQSV, from the coding sequence ATGAACCCCCATCAACCCCAGCCGAGCCAGTTCGGCTGGCTGGTCACCGACTTCACCGAGAGGGTGCCCGGGGTGGCGCACGCGGTGGTGGTGTCCGCGGACGGGCTGCTGCTCACCGCGTCGGCGAAGCTGCCGACCGACCGGGCCGACCAGCTCGCCGCGGTGGCCTCGGGCCTGCTGAGCCTCACCCAGGGCGCCGCGAGGTGCTTCGAGGCGGGTGCGGTCACCGAGACGGTGGTGGAGATGGAGCGCGGCCTCATGCTCCAGATGGCGATCAGCGACGGCTCGTGCCTGACGGTGCTGGCCGCACCGCATTGCGACATGGGGCTGATCGCCTACGAGATGGCCATGCTCGTGGAGCGCGTCGGCCAGATCCTCACCCCCGAACTGCGTTCCCAGTTGCAGGGCTCGAATCGAGTGATGACCGGTCAGTCGGTGTGA
- a CDS encoding amidohydrolase: protein MPGIDGPVGGVVVGNAQRQVLVTAERIVTAADGRASPYASGPRPALLLLGERVVATGDLDALRKRAPEAELVDLGAATVVPGFNDAHQHLTMTAANLRGVDLSTADSAGELLGALRERARSADPGEWVLGTRYDHGRATGGTPLTRWDLDELGSSHPVLLINVGAHWGVLNSAGLRAAGLSDDSEDPVGGELVRDAAGRLTGVVHEQALFDLAYPSLARRPTVLPRQDVESGLRHLEQTFRALNAAGITSVGDAMVGPDELALLQEARGRGRLTARVNALLTYPHVDTFHAAGLRTGFGDHWLRVGGVKAFADGAVAGGTCLVEQPFEGTEDHGIQTLSQDELEELALRVHGAGSRLAIHANGDRAIRHVLTALERARERTPRPGLKHRIEHCSIVDDDILARMTALDAIAVPFGSYVAFHGDKLLDYYGADRLERMFAHRALLDAGVAVAGSSDFPCGPYEPLVALASCVTRQSTAGRTSGRVLGGSQRITPLEALGLYTTGSAHASGEAEHKGRLLPGYLADFAVLSEDPLEADPHRLPGVQVLQTWVGGRPVWRQDDPS, encoded by the coding sequence ATGCCAGGCATCGACGGCCCGGTAGGAGGTGTCGTGGTCGGCAACGCGCAGCGGCAGGTGCTGGTCACCGCCGAGCGGATCGTGACGGCGGCCGACGGCCGGGCCTCCCCGTACGCGTCCGGGCCGCGCCCCGCGCTGCTGTTGCTCGGTGAACGCGTCGTCGCCACCGGGGACCTCGATGCGCTGCGGAAACGAGCCCCCGAGGCGGAGCTGGTCGACCTCGGCGCCGCCACGGTCGTCCCGGGTTTCAACGACGCCCACCAGCACCTGACGATGACGGCGGCCAACCTGCGCGGCGTGGACCTGTCCACTGCGGACTCCGCCGGTGAGCTCCTCGGCGCGCTCCGCGAACGTGCCCGCTCGGCCGACCCGGGCGAGTGGGTTCTCGGCACCCGCTACGACCACGGGCGGGCCACCGGCGGCACCCCGCTGACCCGCTGGGACCTCGACGAGCTCGGTTCGTCGCACCCGGTGCTGCTGATCAACGTCGGCGCGCACTGGGGTGTGCTGAACTCGGCGGGCCTGCGTGCGGCGGGGCTCTCCGACGACAGCGAGGACCCCGTCGGCGGCGAGCTCGTCCGCGACGCCGCGGGGCGGCTGACCGGCGTGGTCCACGAGCAGGCGTTGTTCGACCTGGCGTACCCGTCGCTGGCGCGGCGTCCCACGGTGCTGCCGCGGCAGGACGTCGAGTCCGGGCTGCGGCACCTCGAGCAGACGTTCCGGGCGCTCAACGCGGCGGGCATCACCAGCGTCGGCGACGCCATGGTCGGCCCGGACGAGCTCGCCCTGCTCCAGGAGGCGCGCGGGCGCGGCCGGCTGACCGCCCGGGTCAACGCCCTGCTGACCTACCCCCACGTCGACACCTTCCACGCCGCCGGGCTGCGCACCGGTTTCGGCGACCACTGGCTGCGCGTCGGCGGTGTCAAGGCGTTCGCCGACGGTGCCGTGGCCGGTGGGACCTGCCTGGTCGAGCAGCCGTTCGAGGGTACCGAGGACCACGGGATCCAGACGTTGAGCCAGGACGAGCTGGAGGAGCTGGCGCTGCGCGTCCACGGCGCGGGCAGCAGGCTGGCGATCCACGCCAACGGCGACCGCGCGATCCGGCACGTGCTCACAGCGCTGGAGCGCGCTCGGGAACGGACACCGCGCCCCGGCCTGAAGCACCGGATCGAGCACTGCTCCATCGTCGACGACGACATCCTCGCGCGCATGACAGCGCTCGACGCCATCGCGGTGCCCTTCGGCAGCTATGTCGCCTTCCACGGCGACAAGCTGCTCGACTACTACGGCGCGGACCGGCTGGAACGGATGTTCGCGCACCGCGCCCTGCTCGACGCGGGCGTTGCGGTGGCCGGCTCCAGCGACTTCCCCTGCGGGCCGTACGAACCGCTGGTCGCGCTGGCCAGCTGCGTCACCCGGCAGTCCACGGCAGGCCGGACTTCGGGCCGGGTGCTCGGCGGCTCGCAACGCATCACGCCGCTGGAAGCGCTGGGGCTCTACACGACCGGGTCCGCGCACGCCTCGGGCGAGGCGGAGCACAAGGGGCGGCTGCTGCCCGGGTACCTCGCGGACTTCGCAGTGCTGTCCGAAGACCCGCTGGAAGCGGACCCGCACCGGCTCCCGGGAGTCCAGGTGCTCCAGACCTGGGTCGGCGGACGACCCGTGTGGCGGCAGGACGACCCGAGCTGA
- a CDS encoding nitrate- and nitrite sensing domain-containing protein — MSSGSDNAPAAAIRASAWSRAAWRITQWRNWRLASKLTAVVLVPAVFALSLGVLQIQDQIEHASGYAEMGRVVTAAGSVRTTVGHLQDERTRSAEFLAGGHVAPQALQDHFTTTDRALDHHLQVLRTHVGDNVVVRLARQDADRKTAEIPQLRKQILGTHLDPGVAVNSYTEIIGALLALDRALVSQISSAELTATAISVHELAKIGEEVRLQQAVVLMGLTRDRLNARDMALLGSSEARRAAALREFRATAAPQERMAYDRMYLRPEVSSRETTLQTAMTERRPGESELSAMQVAPAMWDSQSRAALSALGDIQSRLEQRLHDTAFALQDNSSNLAGLESVILLTALMLAGAVAVLVARQLLVSLALLRRSALDTASTQLPQAVSDILDGYDPEEIEQVPVHTTEEVGEVARAFDTVHSQAVALAAEQAGLRRSYSDSFINVSRRSQSLLERQLRLFEQLERDEEDPDQLATLFQLDHLATRMRRNNENLMVLSGSDLARRFTRPVPPADLVRAAVSEIEHYPRVIVQPLPEARVLGYAAGDLVRLLAELLDNAANFSAPQTNVMVTGHRRGDGELVIDIVDRGIGMGADELDAANDRLLSDGEIELSTSRRMGLFVVGRLAARHDIDVELHPGPDGTGLRASVGVRAELLVEPPPSTAAARVNGVVHNEMPVSRARSEDTLVEEFDWDAAEQDATAHETAGHDTAAQAPPVRNGFHLLNPEPETEAREPVIPAQPSPLPQRSPGGHGNNGTPRHESVNGTPQRATNGTPQHESAGGPPQHAAPGTTAFQPGANGAVFQPGANGAALHGGANGAAFHGGPNGAVAHGGPNGAAFHRGANGTRFQHRAGGAQAGTNGARLHGGANGAPQQHAAPVQNGHDLPTPIFDDLASAWFQVSQPPDPDGVDGAGSSVRWPARPADDADIATHTQKFPAARPDSELPPVAPADVFGTAGDAADGTGTNWAFTNDQARRRAEEVSAAEPEDYTSVGLPLRVPRANLVAGSAAGAHNGDPSLLQRDPDAARGRLSSFQNGLRRGRHRHEPTAQAAPPAPEQAPRLALPAPAPVPDGSDEPTELVHPVEIENAPAPPDEEVDYTSAGLPRRSPRAQLLPSASAAGQPAAAPRRDADQMRGRLTSFQRGVREGKHTLREHADGTAE; from the coding sequence GTGAGCAGCGGATCCGACAACGCACCCGCGGCCGCGATCCGGGCGTCCGCGTGGTCGCGCGCCGCATGGCGGATCACGCAGTGGCGCAACTGGAGGCTGGCGTCCAAGCTGACCGCGGTCGTGCTCGTCCCGGCGGTCTTCGCGCTCAGCCTCGGCGTGCTGCAGATCCAGGACCAGATCGAGCACGCCTCGGGCTACGCCGAGATGGGCCGCGTGGTCACCGCGGCGGGGTCGGTGCGCACCACCGTCGGCCACCTGCAGGACGAGCGGACCCGTTCCGCGGAGTTCCTCGCGGGCGGCCACGTGGCGCCCCAGGCGCTGCAGGACCACTTCACCACCACCGACCGCGCGCTGGACCACCACCTCCAGGTCTTGCGCACCCACGTCGGCGACAACGTCGTGGTGCGGCTAGCCCGCCAGGACGCCGACCGCAAGACCGCCGAGATCCCGCAGCTGCGCAAGCAGATCCTCGGCACCCACCTCGACCCCGGGGTGGCGGTCAACTCCTACACCGAGATCATCGGCGCGCTGCTGGCGCTGGACCGGGCGCTGGTCAGCCAGATCTCCTCCGCCGAGCTGACCGCCACCGCGATCAGCGTGCACGAGCTGGCCAAGATCGGCGAAGAGGTGCGGCTCCAGCAGGCCGTGGTCCTCATGGGGCTGACCCGCGACCGCCTCAACGCCAGGGACATGGCGCTGCTCGGCTCCAGCGAGGCGCGGCGGGCCGCGGCGCTGCGCGAGTTCCGCGCCACCGCCGCCCCGCAGGAGCGGATGGCCTACGACCGGATGTACCTCAGGCCGGAGGTCTCCAGCCGCGAGACCACGCTGCAGACGGCGATGACCGAACGCAGGCCGGGCGAGTCCGAGCTGTCGGCGATGCAGGTCGCCCCGGCGATGTGGGACAGCCAGTCGCGGGCGGCGCTCAGCGCGCTCGGGGACATCCAGTCCCGCTTGGAACAGCGGTTGCACGACACGGCGTTCGCCCTGCAGGACAACTCCAGCAACCTCGCGGGCCTGGAGTCGGTGATCCTGCTGACCGCGCTGATGCTCGCGGGTGCGGTCGCCGTCCTGGTCGCCCGGCAGCTGCTGGTGTCGCTGGCGCTGCTGCGCCGCAGCGCGCTGGACACCGCCAGCACCCAGCTGCCGCAGGCGGTGTCGGACATCCTCGACGGGTACGACCCGGAGGAGATCGAGCAGGTGCCGGTGCACACCACCGAGGAGGTCGGCGAGGTCGCCAGGGCCTTCGACACCGTGCACTCCCAGGCGGTCGCCCTGGCCGCCGAGCAGGCCGGTCTGCGCCGCAGCTACAGCGACTCGTTCATCAACGTCTCGCGCCGCAGCCAGAGCCTCCTCGAACGCCAGCTCCGGCTCTTCGAGCAGCTCGAACGCGACGAGGAGGACCCCGACCAGCTCGCGACGCTGTTCCAGCTCGACCACCTGGCCACCCGGATGCGGCGCAACAACGAGAACCTGATGGTGCTCTCCGGGTCCGACCTCGCCCGCCGGTTCACCCGGCCGGTCCCGCCCGCCGACCTGGTGCGCGCGGCGGTCTCCGAGATCGAGCACTACCCGCGGGTCATCGTGCAGCCGCTGCCGGAGGCCAGGGTCCTCGGCTACGCGGCCGGCGACCTGGTGCGCCTGCTCGCCGAGCTGCTGGACAACGCCGCGAACTTCTCGGCGCCGCAGACGAACGTGATGGTCACCGGGCACCGGCGCGGCGACGGGGAGCTGGTGATCGACATCGTCGACCGGGGCATCGGCATGGGTGCCGACGAGCTGGACGCGGCCAACGACCGGCTCCTGAGCGACGGCGAGATCGAGCTGTCGACCTCCCGCCGGATGGGGTTGTTCGTGGTCGGCAGGCTGGCCGCCCGGCACGACATCGACGTCGAGCTGCACCCCGGCCCGGACGGCACCGGGCTGCGGGCCAGCGTCGGAGTGCGCGCGGAGCTGCTGGTCGAGCCGCCGCCGTCGACGGCGGCGGCCAGGGTCAACGGCGTCGTCCACAACGAGATGCCGGTGTCGCGGGCCAGGAGCGAGGACACCCTGGTCGAGGAGTTCGACTGGGACGCCGCCGAGCAGGACGCCACCGCGCATGAGACCGCCGGACACGACACCGCCGCACAGGCGCCTCCGGTGCGCAACGGCTTCCACCTGCTCAACCCGGAACCCGAAACCGAGGCGCGCGAACCGGTCATCCCCGCCCAGCCGTCCCCTCTCCCGCAACGGAGTCCTGGCGGTCACGGCAACAACGGGACGCCGCGGCACGAAAGCGTCAACGGCACACCGCAGCGCGCCACGAACGGCACGCCGCAGCACGAGAGCGCGGGTGGACCACCCCAGCACGCGGCCCCCGGCACCACCGCGTTCCAGCCCGGCGCCAACGGCGCGGTCTTCCAGCCCGGCGCCAACGGCGCGGCCCTCCATGGCGGTGCGAACGGCGCGGCCTTCCACGGTGGTCCGAACGGTGCGGTTGCCCACGGCGGTCCGAACGGTGCCGCTTTCCACCGCGGTGCCAACGGAACGCGGTTCCAGCACCGCGCCGGCGGGGCGCAGGCCGGCACGAACGGCGCGCGCTTGCACGGCGGCGCGAACGGTGCACCGCAACAGCACGCGGCGCCGGTGCAGAACGGCCACGACCTCCCGACGCCCATTTTCGACGACCTCGCGTCCGCCTGGTTCCAGGTCTCGCAACCACCGGACCCGGACGGCGTGGACGGTGCGGGCAGCAGCGTCCGGTGGCCCGCGCGTCCCGCCGACGACGCGGACATCGCCACGCACACGCAGAAGTTCCCGGCCGCGCGCCCGGATTCCGAGCTGCCGCCGGTCGCACCGGCCGACGTGTTCGGGACCGCGGGCGACGCGGCGGACGGCACCGGCACCAACTGGGCCTTCACCAACGACCAGGCCCGCCGCCGCGCCGAGGAAGTCTCGGCCGCCGAGCCGGAGGACTACACCTCGGTCGGCCTGCCCCTCCGCGTCCCGCGGGCCAACCTGGTCGCGGGCAGCGCCGCCGGCGCCCACAACGGCGATCCGTCGCTCCTGCAACGCGATCCCGACGCCGCACGGGGCAGGCTGTCCAGCTTCCAGAACGGCCTGCGCCGGGGCCGCCACCGGCACGAGCCCACCGCGCAGGCCGCACCGCCAGCGCCGGAACAGGCCCCGCGGCTCGCCCTGCCCGCACCGGCGCCGGTGCCCGACGGCAGCGACGAACCGACGGAGCTGGTGCACCCGGTCGAGATCGAGAACGCGCCCGCTCCCCCCGACGAAGAGGTCGACTACACCTCCGCCGGTCTGCCCCGCAGGAGCCCGCGCGCGCAACTGCTGCCCAGCGCGAGCGCGGCCGGCCAGCCGGCCGCGGCGCCGCGGCGCGACGCCGACCAGATGCGCGGCAGGCTCACCAGCTTCCAGCGCGGTGTCCGCGAGGGCAAGCACACCCTGCGCGAGCACGCCGACGGCACGGCCGAGTAG
- a CDS encoding dihydrofolate reductase family protein, producing MGVLVYSAITSLDGYIADEKGNFDWAVPDAQVHAFINDLERSAGTYLYGRRMYETMAGWDDPEALPDQSPLSEEFSEIWRSADKVVYSTTLEAVSTARTRMEREFDPEAVHRMKAAAKRDLIVGGPGLAEHAFRARLVDECHLFVTPVVVGGGTRALPDGLRLDLELLAERRFDAGTVYLRYRVRNSDVAGAERNL from the coding sequence ATGGGCGTGCTGGTCTACTCGGCGATCACCTCCCTCGACGGCTACATCGCCGACGAGAAGGGGAACTTCGACTGGGCCGTGCCGGACGCGCAGGTGCACGCCTTCATCAACGACCTGGAGCGCTCGGCGGGCACCTACCTCTACGGGCGCCGGATGTACGAGACGATGGCGGGCTGGGACGACCCGGAGGCGCTGCCCGATCAGTCGCCGCTCTCGGAGGAGTTCTCCGAGATCTGGCGGTCGGCCGACAAGGTCGTGTACTCCACGACGCTGGAGGCGGTGTCCACCGCCCGCACCCGGATGGAGCGCGAGTTCGACCCGGAGGCCGTCCACCGCATGAAGGCGGCGGCGAAGCGGGACCTCATCGTGGGCGGACCAGGTCTCGCCGAGCACGCGTTCCGGGCCCGGTTGGTCGACGAATGCCACCTGTTCGTCACGCCCGTCGTGGTCGGCGGCGGTACGCGCGCGCTGCCCGACGGCCTCCGCCTCGATCTGGAGCTGCTTGCAGAACGGCGCTTCGACGCCGGCACGGTGTACCTCCGCTACCGCGTCAGGAACTCCGACGTCGCCGGAGCGGAGCGCAACCTGTGA